The Nitrospira sp. sequence CACCTCGGAAAACTCATCGAAAATATACGGGAGGTGAGAGGCGTCTATTCCGCAGCCGGTATCGGCGACGCACGTCTGTACGAATCCTGGTGGGCCTGCGCTAAAATCGACGGTGACGCGGCCGCCTGATGGTGTGAATTTGATCGCATTTCCGAGGAGATTCACCAGAACCTGCTCCAATTTGTCGCGGTCACCCTGGATCAATGGAAGGCTATCGATCGGCGCAAGGGTGAGGGAGACTTGGTTATCTGACGCGACCGTTTCCAAACCTTCGGCAACGGTTGTTGCAATGTGACCGATACAGACATGTTGTAACCGAAGATTGTCGGAACGTAACCAATCAAGCAACTCATCCGCCAATCTCGCAAGCCGAGCAACGCTGTGTTTGATGCGTGTGAGATAGATACGCTGCTGTTCGGTGAGCGGTCCTGTGACGCCGTCGAGCATGTTCTCCGCGAAACTCCTGATCGCTGTCATAGGAGTCCGCAGCTCATGTGAAACGACTTTGACATACTTTGATCGGCGCGTGTCGTGAGCCTGCAGCTGTAAGTTGGCGAGTGACAACTCTTCCGTCCGTTGCGCGATGCGCTCCTCGAGATGCTGCGTGAGCTCGGTTAGTTCGGAGTAAGCCTTGGCATTATCGATGGCGGCCGCGACGTGGCCTGCAATCGTCAGCAGGATATGGAGATCCTCTTCGGCGCATTGGTAAGCGCCGCGGTCTCCGCCTAGGTATCCGAGGATTTTTGTATGACTTTGGAGTGGTACGGCGACGAACGACCGCACCCCTGAGTGACGCATCAAGTCAAGCACGGGCGGGTGCATGCGATGCGCGATGGTTTCGACGTCGCTGATCAGCACCGGTTTGCCATGAATGATGAGTTCGGCCGTGATGCTGCCGCTCACGACGGGTATTTCCAACCTGCGACTTGCCTCTTGGATCTCCGGCGCAAATCCAAGGCTCCGAGCGATGGAGGCGCAGCCCCGTTCCGGATGATGAAGGAACACGACCATTCGGGAAAAACCTAGGTTCTCGACGAGCAGGTGGAGCACCGAATCCAGCAGTTGGTCCATATCGAACATGTTGGTACTCGCGATCGCGGTGCTGGCTTGATGGACCGTGGTCAATTGTCTGACCTGCTTCCTGATCGTGTCGAGGTTCATGGTGATCGCATTATTGCGATCATGAAGGGACTGTGTCATCACGTTGAATACCTGTGTCAGCTCACCCACTTCGTCGTGGGTGGAGGCCGTGAGTCGAACCGGTGCATCATTTCCTTTTGCGAGTTGCCGAGCGGAGTTGGCGAGGCTCCGGAGCGGCGTCGTAATGCGTGACGTGAGCAGGTGAGCACCGAGGATGCCTGCCGCAATAATGAGCATCGTTAGAATCGAGACATTGTGCACGATGGCGAGTAGCGCCTGTTTGGATTGCGCGTCGGTGATCCCGATGCGCACGAGGCCGATCACCGGGGAAAGTGTTGTCGGGGTCATTGCACCTTGCTTGTCCTCCAATTCGACCGAAAAGTGGGGTTGGGCGGGCTCGGACGAGGATTTCCGAAGGACCGGCATCGCAAAGTCGAACAAGGTTTCCTTGCGCACGAGATAGGGGAGGAGCCAGTCTGAATACTGTTCTTGGGGGACCAATGTCTGCTCCGCAGACAGAACGAGTTTGGTCATGAGCGGAACGGTCAGCGGGGCATGGAGCAGTGATGCTGAGATGCGGTCGTCCGGGTAGAGGGGCTGTTCCGTAGTCGGAGCGGACTCGTTCACCGTCCTCCGTGTGCGTTTGCTTTGCTGTTCCAGGATACGACCGTCGGCGGAAGTGATGATTACGTAGACGACGTGATCGATCGTCATCAGACTCTGTATGAATTGGCCGAGTGTGATGCGATCTTCGAGAACGACACCGGCGATCCGAAAGTGATCGTTCCGAACGGTATTGGTCAGCAAGATGTTTCCGAGTTCTTCCAGGTTGTCCGTCATGGCTTGGCGCCGAGTTTCGAGGAAATACCAGCTCAAGGACGAACAGGTCATCACGAGAATGAAGCCGAACAAGCTTACGAACTTCAAGCGAAGGCCGAAAAACCGAGCGGTGGACTCCGATTCCCGCCTGTCGCGAAGGTGTGTGCCCATGATCAGACCGGTCAATACGTTTCGTCGATAAGGCTGTCGAACTCTTTTGGGATGGTGATGCCCAAATACCGCGCCATCTTCTGATTGACCGTAATTTTGATTCGGTGAACCGAAATCGGCTTGAGCGGCAACTGTTCGCCGTTCAGAATCCGTTTGGCCAGCAGGCCGGCTTCACGGCCGACTTCCCCGTAATCGATCGAGATGCTGAGTAACGCGCCGAGACGTGTAAATTCTGATGAGAACCCGACGACCGGAACCCGTTTGGCGACCGCCGATTCCAGAATAAAGCGAATCGATTCATCCGTCAGGACGGTCGAGTCCGGAATGAACCATAAGGCTTCTGATTCCGATAGAAGTGACCGCAGTTGCTGTGGAACCTCTTTCTCGTTTTCCACCGGAAACCCCTGTACTTGAAACTCATGGACGGCGGCTTGGGACTCTGCCTCCTTGAGCTTGGCCGCAGTCTTGTCGGCATTGTAGATCACGCCGATCCGATGAAGGGCGGGGAGGAACGTGCGCATGACCTTGAACTGACGATCCATTGGAACTTCCAGCATCACGCCGGCCATATTGGCGGCGGTGAGATGGTGTCTCAATGGGTCGAGAATCATCATGTAGAGAATGGGAACGTCCACAATCTCAAGCTGAGCCGCCAGCGCTGCCTTGAGACCGACGGCCACCACGAGTGAAGATGTCGAATTCCGGATTGTCCTGGCAAGTTGCTTTCCCCGTTCCAGATCACCTCGCAGATCGTACTCAGCGTAGATCGAAGTTCCCGGCGCCGTCACCTTGAACCCTTCGATTGCCTCGTTATAGGCCTTGAGATCGGACGACTTCAAGATGGCAATCTCGACCCCGGCAGCTGTCACGCTCGCAGGGGCAACGGTCCAGAGCGCGACGAACACGAAAGACAGCAGCCATGCGTGTGAAAAGCGCACTCGTATCTGGTTACGGCCGATATCAGAAAGAAAGGGCATCAATACGCCGTTCGAGTAATCAATGATCATGGACTCTGCAGTCAATGCATCAGGATAGTGCAACCGAAACGTTTCGATCGGACGAGAGACGATATGTTTCTGTATGTGAACTTGTTCGGTTGAGAATGTTGCCGTTGTATTATCGTGATGGAGCAAGCGCTGTGCCATTGGAATTGAGGGTTCCCCACGTCCTGAACTGACGCGGACAGGGCTATGGACACTCAGACATCAGCGGTCTCGAATAAACTTTGCAAGGTGAATCCAAATAGATACGAACTGAATCCGATTAGATTCTCCCGCCTGGATCGCACATCCTGTATCGATGGGTGTCTGCAAGCCGCTATTTAGCATTGATCTGGATTGATCGAAGATCCCAGTCCGCCACGCCATGTAGGCCGACTTGCCTGAGCAAGGCGGCACGCATCCTCCGCAGCGTCGCATCTCTGGGATCCTTCGTGATCAACGAGCAGAGGCAGTCCATCGCGTCGTACCAGAGCCCCATCATGGCATTGGTGCGCACACTCTCACCATCGCAGTTCATATTCGGAGAGGCGATCGTCAGACATTCGCTGAATTCGCATCGCTCGATCATTCCGCCCGCGACGATATCTTGGGAGTGGGAATCGGAATTGCGACGGGCGGAGACGAACCATCGATACTGGACATTGGGCTCAAGCACGAGTCCGAAGGCCTTGAGATCGATAGACTGAACCCCTGCGTCAACGGGAGTGGGGAGCGGACCTTCATAGACCGGACGAATTTTCTGAGTGTCGTTGAGCGTGAATCGGAGAGGGTAGGTCGTCGGCTTCGAGAGGTACCAACTGAGTGTCGGCGTCTGTTTGACGGTCAACCCGACATGGTCGGGCACCAAAGCGACGATTTCCGGTTCGTTGCCCTCCGTTCCCCGCAAGGCTCCTCCGACACGCGCGCGGAGAGTCAACTTCTTCGGCGGAGTATAAACAGGACTCGACAAGTCATCCTGCCGGCCTGCCGCTGGGGCGGTCGGTTTGTCTGCCGCAGCAACGAACATAGGTGGTCCAATAATGGTCGGGACGAGGCTCAATCCTGCGATCAGTACAGCACTCCTGGAAAATCGCATGGATCCTCCTTTCATAGCCAATTGTTCAGCAGGAGAAATGGGGACCAGTAGGCCGGATGCTCATACACGCGGTCACCCAAGAGTTTCAACTGTGCGCGCTGGAGCGCGACGGCTTTTGACAGAGATGGATTCCGCAATTGCCGATAAAATTCGGAAATCAACGTCGCCGACGCTTCGTCGTTGATGAACCATAACGTCGCCAATGCGCTCCGGGCTCCGGCCTTCAACGCGACGCCGGCCAGGCCGAGAGCGGCGCGATCGTCACCGACGCCTGTCTGGCATGCGCTCAAGGTCAACAGCTCGAGTGGCTCTTGCCGGAACCGAAAGAGGCCGACCAGTTGATCAAGCGTCTGCATCGTCAATTTCCCGTCGAACGTCAAGAGAAACGAATCGTTCACATCGGTTGAAAATCTGCCGTGCGTCGCAATGTGCAACGCCCCATAGCGTCCATCGCGTAACTCCTGTTCCAGTCTGGGCGCCTGAAAGGCATTATTGATAAGTTGATCGCTTGTGTACAGCTGCTCGATCGAGGCGACCTCCTCCGCGACATAGGGAAGGGGAGGAAAACCTTGGACGGATTTCGTGAGGCCGACAGCGAGGAAACGCAGCTTCTCGCGGTTCAACGGTTTTGGATCGGTCAACGTAATGCCCGGAGTCAAAGCCAGGGCGAATTTTGTGATCAGGAAGGACGAGCCGTCATGGAGGGACGCCAGCGGAATCGTGCGGAGTGAACTGTCCGGCACGAACACCAGCGTGGTAATCACCGAACTCAAAAGATCCGGTTCGATCGGACGCACCAGCCAGTCGTACAACTGTTGTGCATGCGGTAGATACTCCCGGGTAGTCCGTTTTTCCACCACTCGACGGAATGCCCGGATCTCCTGGGTCAGCCGATCGGAGGTCACGGGAACCGAGATGCGCTTGAGTCCGGAAGGCAGGCTGACAAGCAACTCCAGACGGGAAGTGAACATGATAGGGTACACAACGGCAGTGTGAGGCGACAACTGATCGAACGTCGTCACTCTCGACCGGGCTGCATCGACACAGTCGTCCTGAAAATAGTCTCGCAGCTCGGCCGTCTTGTACGCCTCAATCGCATCTCGAGCTGCAAGCAGATACCCTTCTGCTGCTTTACGCTCATCAGTGAGCGATGCCCGCTGGAGCAAGAGATCGGCCAGCTCGAAGAACATCGGCTTTACGGCATCCTGACCGGCTATAGGATCCTCGGAGGATGTTTGCGCCACTTCCACGCGAATCGGTTGGAGCGTGGATGCCGCTTGCCGGTACGAAACGATGGCGTTATCCAATTCTCCGATTGCGGCCAGCTGCCGCCCCAACTGCCATTGCCAGCGGTAGAGGGCTTCTGGCGCGTCCACCGATTGCGCCGCGAACAGCGCCCGCCTGGTCAGCCGGAGCGCTTCGTCCAGACGAGATTCTGTCTCGTAGAGATGACCGAGATACCCAAGAGCATACGACAAGGTTCTCTTGTCGCCCAGCTGCTCAGTGACTGTGGCCGCTTCCTGGAGCATGCCCGCAACCCTCAGCAAGAGGGAATCATGCATCTGGGGCAGCTGTGAAGCAAGACGCTGGTAGACCAGAGCCATACCGATCAATCCGAGAGATCTGTTTCGGGATGGTGACACATCCTTCAACTGATCGAGCGCGGCATCGAGCGCCATGCGGCTATTGACCGGTTGATTGAGGCGCAGCAGGACCCGCGCGGCATTGGCGCGGCCGGTGGCAGAGAGCAGCGGCAAGTTGGCCTTTTGCGCGAAGCTCACGCTTTCATCGAACGCATTCAGAGCGTCCTGGTCTTGCTGCTTCAACACGAACAGGATGCCGAGATCGTTCAGCGTCGCGGCCATGAGCGGCGAAGAGTCTTGTTTCCGTGCTGACGCCGATGCTTGATGGAGATATTCCGATGCTTCGGCCAGTCGCCGAAGCGTCAAATAGGTGCGCCCCAAATGACCGAGGACGGAGGCCTCAGCCAGGGGATCGCCGCCCATGTGGGAAAGCGAAAGGGCCAGTTCCAAAGACTGGAGCGCTGGTGTGGATTGGCCCAAGGCCACCGATGCCTGAGCAGAGAGAATGAGCGCCTCAACCTGCGCTGGAACGTTCCCCATACCTTTATAGAAATCCGCAGCCTGTTTCCAATGGGACAAGGCCTCACCGAAGGCTCCGCGCTCAAAATGCTGCCCGCCTTCCTTCATGAAGGAATCACCGGGAGATGAGGTTTGATGCGATTCTGATCGGGTGACGGCGTACAGCAGAACCATGACGAAGAAGAGAAAGCAGATTCCGCACAGCGCGAAACGGAGGGAACGTCGAGTGCGTACTGGTGTCGCGTGGCTCATTATTATAACGCCTGGACCACGACTTGGAGATGAATGCCGTGGTCTTGAAGGTTGCCGGATGGATGGGGCACATGATTGAGCGGGACGCCCCAATAGAGTTCGAACCGAGCCCTGTCGCGGGGCAAGGCGTTCCAGCGGACGCCGAGACCAACGCTGGCGAGCGTCTCGGGAGACGGCGTGCTGTCACGCGAGATCCAGGCTCGTCCGACGTCAACGAATTGGGCAAAC is a genomic window containing:
- a CDS encoding GAF domain-containing protein; translated protein: MGTHLRDRRESESTARFFGLRLKFVSLFGFILVMTCSSLSWYFLETRRQAMTDNLEELGNILLTNTVRNDHFRIAGVVLEDRITLGQFIQSLMTIDHVVYVIITSADGRILEQQSKRTRRTVNESAPTTEQPLYPDDRISASLLHAPLTVPLMTKLVLSAEQTLVPQEQYSDWLLPYLVRKETLFDFAMPVLRKSSSEPAQPHFSVELEDKQGAMTPTTLSPVIGLVRIGITDAQSKQALLAIVHNVSILTMLIIAAGILGAHLLTSRITTPLRSLANSARQLAKGNDAPVRLTASTHDEVGELTQVFNVMTQSLHDRNNAITMNLDTIRKQVRQLTTVHQASTAIASTNMFDMDQLLDSVLHLLVENLGFSRMVVFLHHPERGCASIARSLGFAPEIQEASRRLEIPVVSGSITAELIIHGKPVLISDVETIAHRMHPPVLDLMRHSGVRSFVAVPLQSHTKILGYLGGDRGAYQCAEEDLHILLTIAGHVAAAIDNAKAYSELTELTQHLEERIAQRTEELSLANLQLQAHDTRRSKYVKVVSHELRTPMTAIRSFAENMLDGVTGPLTEQQRIYLTRIKHSVARLARLADELLDWLRSDNLRLQHVCIGHIATTVAEGLETVASDNQVSLTLAPIDSLPLIQGDRDKLEQVLVNLLGNAIKFTPSGGRVTVDFSAGPPGFVQTCVADTGCGIDASHLPYIFDEFSEVPSAMPASQGAQLGLSITKTLVERHHGRIWVESHPGSGSRVYFTLPIAGSPNEPGRTT
- a CDS encoding CHAT domain-containing protein gives rise to the protein MSHATPVRTRRSLRFALCGICFLFFVMVLLYAVTRSESHQTSSPGDSFMKEGGQHFERGAFGEALSHWKQAADFYKGMGNVPAQVEALILSAQASVALGQSTPALQSLELALSLSHMGGDPLAEASVLGHLGRTYLTLRRLAEASEYLHQASASARKQDSSPLMAATLNDLGILFVLKQQDQDALNAFDESVSFAQKANLPLLSATGRANAARVLLRLNQPVNSRMALDAALDQLKDVSPSRNRSLGLIGMALVYQRLASQLPQMHDSLLLRVAGMLQEAATVTEQLGDKRTLSYALGYLGHLYETESRLDEALRLTRRALFAAQSVDAPEALYRWQWQLGRQLAAIGELDNAIVSYRQAASTLQPIRVEVAQTSSEDPIAGQDAVKPMFFELADLLLQRASLTDERKAAEGYLLAARDAIEAYKTAELRDYFQDDCVDAARSRVTTFDQLSPHTAVVYPIMFTSRLELLVSLPSGLKRISVPVTSDRLTQEIRAFRRVVEKRTTREYLPHAQQLYDWLVRPIEPDLLSSVITTLVFVPDSSLRTIPLASLHDGSSFLITKFALALTPGITLTDPKPLNREKLRFLAVGLTKSVQGFPPLPYVAEEVASIEQLYTSDQLINNAFQAPRLEQELRDGRYGALHIATHGRFSTDVNDSFLLTFDGKLTMQTLDQLVGLFRFRQEPLELLTLSACQTGVGDDRAALGLAGVALKAGARSALATLWFINDEASATLISEFYRQLRNPSLSKAVALQRAQLKLLGDRVYEHPAYWSPFLLLNNWL
- a CDS encoding ABC transporter substrate-binding protein, which gives rise to MAQRLLHHDNTTATFSTEQVHIQKHIVSRPIETFRLHYPDALTAESMIIDYSNGVLMPFLSDIGRNQIRVRFSHAWLLSFVFVALWTVAPASVTAAGVEIAILKSSDLKAYNEAIEGFKVTAPGTSIYAEYDLRGDLERGKQLARTIRNSTSSLVVAVGLKAALAAQLEIVDVPILYMMILDPLRHHLTAANMAGVMLEVPMDRQFKVMRTFLPALHRIGVIYNADKTAAKLKEAESQAAVHEFQVQGFPVENEKEVPQQLRSLLSESEALWFIPDSTVLTDESIRFILESAVAKRVPVVGFSSEFTRLGALLSISIDYGEVGREAGLLAKRILNGEQLPLKPISVHRIKITVNQKMARYLGITIPKEFDSLIDETY
- a CDS encoding DUF928 domain-containing protein is translated as MRFSRSAVLIAGLSLVPTIIGPPMFVAAADKPTAPAAGRQDDLSSPVYTPPKKLTLRARVGGALRGTEGNEPEIVALVPDHVGLTVKQTPTLSWYLSKPTTYPLRFTLNDTQKIRPVYEGPLPTPVDAGVQSIDLKAFGLVLEPNVQYRWFVSARRNSDSHSQDIVAGGMIERCEFSECLTIASPNMNCDGESVRTNAMMGLWYDAMDCLCSLITKDPRDATLRRMRAALLRQVGLHGVADWDLRSIQINAK